Within the Platichthys flesus chromosome 16, fPlaFle2.1, whole genome shotgun sequence genome, the region acacctgcactacacacacacacacacatgatccatGTTCACACTCACATGTTCAAAGGACAAACACCTGATCACTGTTAGTGCTGAGCAGGATGATCTGTGATTGGTTAACGAGGAGCTGTGTGTCGTGTCAGCTGGTCGCTAATAGGAAGCACAGTTACAGTCTGGTGCTCtgtattaagtgtgtgtgtctctgtgtgtgtgtgtgtctctgtgtgtgtgtgttttatcagcAGCCTGACACAGACTGTGCTCCTCGTCTGAAGCAGAGTCTCTGTGGGACGGACCAGTGAACAGCAGAAGACAAacagaagacagacagaagacagacagagtCGGATCAGACAAAGCTGCGTCCTGAAGGAGCATGGAGCTTTCACTGGTGAGTTTCATAGTCAGAATATACATCTACTGCAGTATTATTTACTCTAACAGTAGTAtataatatgtttgtgtgtattactGCTTTTATATTCGTGTCTGAGACAAACTGTCTTCAGTAAAACAAAGTCTGATTCCTCTTATAACGATGCACTGGTTTGTTTACCTGATATAAATCATTATAAATGATAAATCGTCTGTTCCAGGTCGGAGCCTCCTGACATGCTTCTAACCTTTACCCTCTGTCCTCTGATGAGAGTGTAGGAtacttcacgtctcctctctccttgtctcctcgtctcctcaggCTCACCCGGCCCTCAAAGCCTTCATGTGCGGCTCCGTCAGCGGGACCTGCTCCACGCTGCTGTTCCAGCCTCTCGACCTGATCAAGACCCGTCTGCAGACGCTGCAGGGCGGAGTGCAGCCCGGGTGAGGcagcgtacacacacacacacacagacacacacttatcaGTACTGACTTGCATCACTTGACCTCTATAACCTGCTTTATTGACTGGACAAACATATCATATCACAGCTGCAAGCAGAGGCCATTTTTTTATCCTCAACCTCCTTCATGTCCTTCATGTTCCTCCTCCAGGTCGGGCAGGGTGGGGATGGTGACGGTGCTTCTGAGCGTGGTTCGGacagagaggctgctgggaCTGTGGAAAGGGATTTCACCGGTTAGATCCAGTtactcacagccacacatgttCTCCTTCTCACTCTCCTGATGATGAGCCTTGGTTGTCCCTGTTCTCACTCTGCTCTCTCCTGCATGTGACCTTCCAGTCCTTTGTCCGGACCATCCCGGGCGTGGGGATCTACTTCAGCACCTTCTACTCCCTGAAGCAGCACTTCCTCCAGGACGGCAGCCCCGGGCCCACGCAGGCCATGCTGCTGGGAGGCGGGGCCCGGGCGGTGGCGGGGGTCTTCATGCTGCCGGTCACTGTCATCAAGACACGATTTGAAGTAAGCGCTGgtggacgagtgtgtgtgtgtgtgtgtgtgtgtgtacaactAGACTTTAAACAATGTGTTTCTGCAGGAGCAACAGATTCAGTATACgacatctatgagtgtgtttctcatggtgtgtgtgtgtgtgtgtgtttcagtgtggcAGGTACGGGTACAGCAGTGTGGTGGGGGCTCTGCGCAGCGTGTGTCTGACGGAGGGTCCTGCCTCCTTGTTCTCCGGCCTCATGGCGACTCTCCTCAGAGACGTTCCCTTCTCTGGTATCTACGTCATGTTCTACAGCCAGGCCAAGGCCTCGCTGCCAACAGGTACGCCCGGTCTCACAGGGAAATATGACttttaatattaacatttaatattctAACACAAGCTTTATTCCTTCCAGAAATCAGCACGTCTCCGTCGGCCCACCTGGCGAACTTCAGCTGTGGGATCCTGGCGGGCGTGTTGGCCTCTCTGATCACTCAGCCGGCCGATGTGGTCAAAACCCAAGTGCAAGTGAACCCACAGCTGAGGACGGCAGAGGCTGTCAGATCCATCTACATGGTAACTGGGTCCCTCCTCTTGTCTGTTAGTTCTCCTGGACACCTAGCTGAGCAGCACGTAGCTGCGTTATTCATTCAAAGGTCTCACCTCTGTGTTTATCCGTTCTTTAAGGAACATGGCGTCCAGGGCTTCTTCAGGGGGGCAGTTCCTCGGTCACTGAGGAGGACCATGGTGGCCGCCATGGCGTGGACGGTGTATGAGAAGATGATGGCTCACGTCGGACTGAAGTCCTGAAGGGGAACGTGGACGagtgaagagaaagaagagaataaaGTCAAGTCACTGTATGAGGACGGTGAATGTGTGAAGAGGAAGGAACTGTGTGGAGACGCTGACTCTTGAGCAGAGACTCGTCTGAATGAGCGACGTGCACGTTGCCACAGAGCTGTGGAGATTTATAGATGAAGTGTGTCACTGGGCTGTGGCTGAAGTTCAGGAGTCCGACTTCCTGCCTGTGCAAAGTAACCTCTGAGAAGCTAATAGGGACACTGATTATATCTTAAATCGGCCAAAGAGTTTTTAATCTCAGTGAGCGTTTTGATTCTGTCATTAAGTTCTGGAGACTCAGTGGAACTTTCCTGTATCTGTCGATTTCAAGAAGACGTCAGTGATGACACAGCTCAGACGTCTGTGATGCACTTTAACCTCGGCCGTTCTTTCATGGAACAGTCTAACACCTGGAGAGACTCGTAAATGCCTTTCTAATAACACAGTGTGATTTATGttcttatatttttattttaaagttaaatatgTGCTTTTAATCTGCCTTAAAATGCCTTAAACATGTTTTGGTGTTTCCATCTCATCCGAAGAGATGAGATGGAAACATGCTGCTGTCAGAACGTAAAGGCCAAAGACTTGTCGCTGTGGAGCAGAGATAAGCagcagggcgggggggcggtGCGGGGGTGACCAGGCATCAAATAGTGAATAAGTACAaggtggaggggaggagagtCAGGCTCTAGTTAGGAAAGAAAGtattttttgtgtctttctgctgGAAACAGATAATTACATAAAATCTGTGTTTACTAAACTTTATAAATGACCTatgactgtttttttatttactgtgtcCTGTTCTTTACCCTCCAACTGTCCCAGAAACCTCATGTCAGTCCTTCATGTGACAGATGGcgtgctcctcttcttctctgaccttATTTCTAACGACTGTCGCCTCTAACGTCCTCGACTTTCACACAAACCCAGAGTTCTGCAGCCACGTAGCGTGAGGCTGTTCAGTCATGAAGGTGTAAAGTGTCCTCACATGTTCACAGGAAGAAAGTAAAGTTTGTAATTTTCACAGAGAAAGTGCTTTAAATGCCCAACAGATTACAAATAGAGTtacacaatacaaatataaaaacaaacaaaccacctGAAAACCTCTTTCAACACTTTATATACTACACACGTTTCTGCTTGTTGTGTAATTGTGTCCACACGAGGATCTCTGTCCCTGGAACTCTTTATCTCGAACAAATAAAGTCGCTCCACAGGTCAGTTTCCACTGAGGCGTCTCCGCTGGGTCTTAATATGGTctttccatcttctcctctgtcttaaTATGGGATTCACACATATGACCTCTGGTTACCTCCCTGTGGACAGGAACCAGCCACCTTCGgggctccaccaatcagagacgtCCTTATGGCACCTGAGGATTGTTGGTAGTGTAGTTCTTCTCCTCGACTTTGCGATTacaacacttttttcttttcaacatttcaaagatTGCACTTGTGTAGATACAgactcaataaaaaaataatatagaatCTTAATCAAGCAGCTTAGACGCGTCcagtaaaaaaataagtttCAGGGCATTTTTGTAGGTTGTGTATTAAGATTGATTTAGTATTTATCTCCCATCTGTAGATTTGGGGGCTTCACTGTTAAATAATTactaaaaactaaattataaatatagaaTATGGACACGAGATACCAGAGATTATACTGATTCAATGTTTTTTGTACACAAATGTATAGAAATGCCTAAgagaatattttcttttcagctgATAGATAGAGAGCTAGATAATGTACCGGCTgcttaagtcgtcatagcagccggtacatttgaatacaataaaatacaatacaatagaataaaatacaaaatataaaatattgcggtagaaagaataaaaacagaaacacaagataaataggtagataaggtgcagtggcagacgatggtaatagtactgacgatatgatggtaatgttattgtcagacagtatatgtatataaaaaatagtacagtatctatagtatataatatatatttatatatgatagtaattataccaatataatagcagtatatagtaataatagcagcaacagtatatataataataatagtaaaatataataataataacatgtacacatgtataaatatgtgtatatagacttatatacacatatttaagtGTAAGAGTGTGATCGAGTGTAAGAGTGTGATTGAGGTTGTTTTGATGGAAACACTTTATCCTAAGTTTCCTGATTGAAGATGAAACTCTCAGATCTtcgtatttaaaaaaaaccgGATGTATCtatgattttaaataaataaattgaacgTGGAGCTCAACTAAAGCGCGCGGGAGACATCGCCACCCTGCGGCCACCCTGCAGACCTACGTCATCTCCGCTTCCGGATAACCAACCAATCACGCGCCTGTAAATGTAGAATAAATAGGACGTAATTTCCTCCCAGCGCCCTCTTTTCACCGTGCGGTCAGATCTCCATACGGCGTTGTCTCCTGGTGAGTGTTAACTCGTTGATTCTAACTGATAAACCGGTGAAATCCCCGCAGAGACGCGTTGTGGTGACGAGTTGTTGTGTTAACTCACTGCAGGTTGTTACCAATCCTCCGTGTTGTGTCTTTAAAGTCTCTAAATATCGTTGAAAAGAAGATGCTAACCTCCATGCTAACAAGCTAGCTTCTGACACGCGCTCCTCCCGCTGCTGCCCCCCTCGTGCCTGACCATAAATACCCAGGAAACCGTGTATTCGGAGTTAACTTCCATtataaaaactactggacacttttaaaaatgtgaaatatgatgCGAAGTCGGTTTAAGGTCGTTTCAGGCCATTTCGTTTCCGGGCGCCTGTGATGGCTGCTCCTTACTGACCCGGTGTCCTTATTAATAACTGATCCTGTCAGAAAACGATTAAACCAAAGAGTTCAACGAAtttcaaattaagaaaacaatctGATAGCACAACACATGTGCAaattaataacattattttGACACGTGCGCTGTAAAACGTCCCAACTCATGCAAATACAGAGACAATAGAAACGTTTCTATGGGACCTATTAAAGAGGTGAACTTgctgtagttcaatgctttaTGAAGTTAAATCACAACTTAACAAAGCAGAGTCTGAGATGATCTGCACCCAAACGCATTGGCCTTCTCTGAAGTTTGTCTAAACTGCTAAAATAACTTTGTCTCAACACTGGAAGGCCCTCATACCAGtctcattttaaagtttaatgaTAATCAAGAAGCTGATTTTCTGACAAATCCACTGTCTTTCCCCCCCCAGCTTCCCAATAAACTCGTAACTCAGGGAAAGTGGTCACGATGTCCGGAGGTCTAGATGTCCTTCaaatgaaggaggaggatgtgCTGAAGTTCCTGGCAGCAGGAACCCACCTGGGAGGAACCAACTTGGACTTCCAGATGGACCAGTACGTCTATAAGAGAAAAAGCGACGGTGAGCCCTCTCACTGTGAAGTTAGTCGAAATGCTTGTGATGTAGAATAA harbors:
- the LOC133970561 gene encoding mitochondrial glycine transporter A-like translates to MELSLAHPALKAFMCGSVSGTCSTLLFQPLDLIKTRLQTLQGGVQPGSGRVGMVTVLLSVVRTERLLGLWKGISPSFVRTIPGVGIYFSTFYSLKQHFLQDGSPGPTQAMLLGGGARAVAGVFMLPVTVIKTRFECGRYGYSSVVGALRSVCLTEGPASLFSGLMATLLRDVPFSGIYVMFYSQAKASLPTEISTSPSAHLANFSCGILAGVLASLITQPADVVKTQVQVNPQLRTAEAVRSIYMEHGVQGFFRGAVPRSLRRTMVAAMAWTVYEKMMAHVGLKS